Proteins from one Kazachstania africana CBS 2517 chromosome 1, complete genome genomic window:
- the GCR2 gene encoding Gcr2p (similar to Saccharomyces cerevisiae GCR2 (YNL199C); ancestral locus Anc_2.50), protein MNDLDFNLLTGKDNNTSNDPISNTPSVKALGLVHYQAKLDTFIIRAFNLLSNNAIIDTNKLQSVTSSPITTNTTPNSVTYNDNESNNDNIPKPNESLTPNNNLDTNQVVNSPPISSKQQYMNIFNKISKIFSATLSSGVIDEKSTSPKSPIELYQRFQQILKEIELSYEASPYSNYFIAVSASNDPTKINSGLWRIKSDAELQDDQLWKFVSMCIFAVYDPQTGQLNNSALRNKKLNSLNNSPKESSISSNATSSIDTNANNVSTTNGIKKPKKRYVRRRNNTVSVARKKDVGANAGNNDNFVSTTSDNNAMSNAVGNNINMESQFTQLLQKRLQNVSQDIASRSLSGYYTQPTSPGFTSNGDPFNFNDLSNGTTSQQGMNNGAASNNRKRRSLGSIDVNTLDNDAMDEILQLSNPMDGAKALQNAGTEQIIDQLKQSYSSLLSEKDKRINQLERELELQRREMQWLRKLLIEDMGCVRSLLQDIRK, encoded by the coding sequence ATGAATGACTTagattttaatttattgacGGGAAAAGATAACAATACTAGCAATGATCCAATTTCAAACACACCTTCGGTGAAAGCATTAGGCTTAGTACATTACCAAGCAAAATTAGATACTTTTATTATAAGAGCATTCAACCTTCTGTCAAATAACGCCATAATTGATACCAACAAGTTACAGAGTGTAACGAGCTCACCTATAACAACAAATACTACTCCAAACTCAGTAACCTATAATGACAACGAAAGTAATAATGATAACATTCCAAAACCAAATGAATCATTAACGCCGAATAACAATCTAGACACGAATCAGGTTGTTAATAGCCCGCCTATCTCATCGAAGCAACAAtatatgaatattttcaacaaaatttcaaaaattttcagtgCCACGTTATCATCTGGTGTAATAGATGAAAAGTCCACTTCTCCTAAGTCTCCAATAGAATTGTACCAAAGATTTCAacaaatattgaaagaaatagagTTAAGTTATGAGGCTAGCCCGTATTCTAACTATTTTATAGCCGTGTCTGCAAGTAATGACCCAACCAAGATAAACTCAGGTCTATGGCGTATAAAGTCTGATGCAGAACTGCAAGATGATCAACTTTGGAAATTCGTTTCAATGTGCATATTTGCAGTGTATGATCCACAGACAGGGCAACTTAATAATAGCGCTCTAAGAAACAAAAAgttgaattcattaaataaCTCACCAAAAGAAAGCAGTATAAGTTCAAATGCCACTAGTAGTATAGATACTAATGCAAACAATGTTTCAACAACGAACGGCATAAAAAAGCCAAAAAAGAGATAcgttagaagaagaaataacaCTGTCTCTGTTGCTCGTAAGAAAGATGTTGGTGCAAATGCTGGTAATAACgataattttgtatcaACGACTAGCGACAATAATGCCATGTCGAATGCTGTTGGAAACAATATAAACATGGAGTCCCAATTTACTCAGTTACTACAAAAGCGATTACAAAATGTTTCACAAGATATTGCTTCCAGATCACTGAGTGGATATTATACACAACCAACGTCGCCAGGCTTCACTTCTAATGGCGACCCTTTCAACTTCAATGATCTAAGTAATGGAACTACAAGTCAACAAGGCATGAATAATGGTGCAGCAAGTAACAACCGGAAGAGAAGATCGTTAGGCTCCATCGATGTCAACACACTGGATAACGATGCCATGGATGAAATACTACAATTATCTAATCCTATGGATGGAGCTAAAGCTCTACAGAATGCAGGAACAGAACAGATTATAGACCAATTGAAACAATCCTACAGCTCTCTACTTTCTGAAAAAGATAAGagaataaatcaattagaGAGGGAGCTGGAACTACAGCGTCGCGAGATGCAATGGTTAAGGAAATTGCTGATTGAAGATATGGGATGTGTCAGATCTCTTCTACAGGACATACGTAAATAG
- the RIO2 gene encoding protein kinase RIO2 (similar to Saccharomyces cerevisiae RIO2 (YNL207W); ancestral locus Anc_2.44), which translates to MKLDTSHMRYLTPEDFKVLQAVEQGSTNHEVVPTSLIHQLSGLRSLSGTNRSISDLAKLKLIAKLRNAKYDGYKMTYNGIDYLALKTMLNRETVYSVGGTIGVGKESDIYRVSDRNGTEKVMKIHRLGRTSFHTVKNKRDYIKKNAKNGVNWMYLSKIAAGKEYQFMTLLFAKGFDVPEAFDCSRHCIVMELIKGYPMRRLRKHKNIPKLYSDLMSFIVKLGNSGLIHCDFNEFNIMIKDKVEDENDPGFVVIDFPQCISIQHNDAEFYFKRDVDCIRRFFKKKLKYEPKSDSTMLDTDGFGDGYKYPYPLFERDIHREDNLDELLQASGFSKKHPGDRDIEEAIDAMRNNISYDSEEDVASGDEVNSEDGDSDGEYYYSESDEEDSEGESEDSLEEENERIIEALSTGIGNLRMDSLGNYILEE; encoded by the coding sequence ATGAAGCTAGATACCTCTCATATGAGATACTTGACTCCGGAGGATTTCAAAGTCCTCCAAGCAGTCGAACAAGGTTCAACAAACCATGAAGTTGTTCCAACTTCCTTGATTCATCAACTTTCTGGATTAAGATCATTGTCAGGAACAAATAGATCGATTAGTGATTTGGCTAAATTGAAACTGATCGCTAAGTTAAGAAACGCTAAGTATGATGGATACAAAATGACATATAATGGTATTGATTATCTCGCTTTAAAGACCATGCTGAATAGAGAAACCGTCTATTCAGTGGGTGGTACCATAGGTGTTGGTAAAGAATCTGATATTTACAGAGTCAGTGATAGAAATGGTACTGAGAAAGTAATGAAGATACATAGACTTGGTAGGACTTCTTTCCATACTGTTAAAAATAAGAGAGACTACATAAAAAAGAACGCAAAAAATGGTGTAAATTGGATGTACTTGTCCAAGATCGCAGCTGGCAAAGAATATCAATTCATGACATTACTTTTTGCCAAGGGATTTGATGTTCCTGAAGCGTTTGACTGTTCACGTCATTGTATTGTAATGGAGTTAATTAAAGGTTATCCAATGAGAAGACTCAGAAAACACAAgaatattccaaaattataCAGTGATTTAATGTCTTTCATTGTGAAACTAGGTAATTCAGGTTTAATCCACTGTGATTTCAACGAATTCAATATTATGATCAAAGACAaagttgaagatgaaaatgaccCAGGTTTTGTCGTCATCGATTTCCCACAATGTATTTCGATTCAACATAACGATGCGGAATTCTACTTCAAAAGAGATGTCGATTGTATTCGCCgctttttcaagaagaagCTCAAGTATGAACCAAAAAGTGACTCAACTATGTTGGACACGGACGGTTTTGGTGACGGTTACAAGTATCCTTATCctctttttgaaagagaTATCCATAGAGAAGATAACTTGGATGAATTATTGCAAGCTTCTGGCTTTAGCAAGAAACATCCGGGTGATAGAGACATAGAGGAAGCCATAGATGCTATGAGAAATAACATTTCATATGATTCTGAAGAGGACGTTGCTTCAGGAGACGAGGTAAATTCCGAGGATGGTGATAGTGATGGTGAATATTACTATAGCGAAAGTGACGAAGAAGACTCAGAAGGTGAAAGCGAAGATAGcttagaagaagaaaatgaaagaattataGAGGCACTGTCCACCGGGATAGGTAACTTAAGGATGGATAGCTTGGGTAATTATATCCTGGAGGAATGA
- the PSY2 gene encoding Psy2p (similar to Saccharomyces cerevisiae PSY2 (YNL201C); ancestral locus Anc_2.48) gives MTSTNTNNQNNVDESFSNTEPKRVKVYVLENNEWKDNGTGFCTGEIRDVEEGDEITKSAYLVVSSEDDQKETLLRSKVEGNIEYQRQEETLIVWKDLNGNDIALSFEESIGCDTLCEFIIQVQRHIENSISLISVKSSDNGIGSVHEIVAGPVILPSTDKDQNTDTLYDALKIVNENSIYDYMKNETIEFILQSSYINLLIDHFHRAEKGKMIKDLFLLSTIIKTLILYNQRDIIELMVDDEHIMGIIGILEYDTEFPNLKANHREYLKLNGPCFKEVIPLENKDLELVVKKYFRLKFLKDVVLVRFLDDNNLNSFMDIILDLKTCIIDWLQTDPFLDKIMNIFSTDDDSSKKRDAIRLLHQYVGMSKDLDPIDKTKFYRTLVRKGLFNVLSYAFSQEKDSNLRILATDLIITIIEHDILLIHNIQNEKTKDTAIDDNFPPASDAITDDMKLLSILSTILLSDKSPGLMEQVVQALSTLLHPDGCLAGTDGEFSNFSSISSINGFDVNDSDNSYGMDGIFNSIDRDNNETEANKQLKIYFNKFYSQIAPFLFKPLMPKANIDCSELDDFLLIHLLKLISFIATEHTRLISRKFILENGILKTLSQLIGPTHILQLRLTAVRCFKNILNLNDKYYHRYIISNNLVDPIFELLKDNLFEDNLATSCILDLLNIVSLNCTLDSGKENDQNAKHNLTEKSKSLNKAKNNFTILNKHIIGKYGSIIKELSSFPFIREMFEFDRITNEIEKELDIETDIDRISPNDTDTNKSDATTENCKRSYSELETSENSNSNEDVSKFELDQHVVTS, from the coding sequence ATGACATCTACCAATACGAATAATCAAAACAACGTGGACGAATCCTTCAGCAATACGGAGCCAAAAAGAGTCAAGGTGTATGTCCTGGAAAATAATGAGTGGAAAGACAATGGGACAGGCTTTTGCACTGGAGAAATAAGAGATGTCGAAGAGGGCGATGAGATTACGAAATCTGCGTACCTTGTTGTTAGTAGCGAGGATGACCAAAAAGAGACATTATTACGTTCAAAAGTGGAAGGAAATATAGAATACCAACGACAAGAAGAAACCTTGATAGTTTGGAAAGATTTAAATGGCAATGATATCGCGCTAAGTTTCGAGGAAAGTATAGGGTGTGACACTCTTTGTGAATTCATTATACAAGTCCAAAGACACATCGAAAATAGCATTTCTTTGATCTCTGTAAAGAGTAGCGATAATGGTATTGGTTCTGTCCACGAGATAGTAGCTGGCCCAGTTATTTTACCTTCAACTGACAAAGACCAAAATACTGATACTTTGTATGATGCATTGAAGATtgtaaatgaaaattcaatctATGATTacatgaaaaatgaaacaataGAGTTTATCTTACAATCAAGCTATATCAATTTGCTTATAGATCACTTCCATAGAGCTGAGAAGGGGAAAATGATTAAAGatttgtttcttttaaGCACTATCATTAAAACTTTAATCTTATACAATCAGAGGGATATTATTGAACTCATGGTCGATGACGAACATATCATGGGTATAATCGGCATATTGGAGTATGACACagaatttccaaatttgaaagcaAACCATAGAGAATACTTAAAACTTAATGGGCCTTGTTTCAAGGAAGTTATACCGCTGGAGAACAAAGATTTAGAGTTGGTGGttaagaaatattttcGACTAAAATTCTTAAAGGACGTTGTATTAGTACGATTTCTGGACGATAATAACTTAAATTCATTCATGGACATCATACTAGATCTTAAAACTTGTATAATTGATTGGCTACAAACAGATCCATTCCTGGATAAAATAATGAACATATTCTCTACAGATGATGATAGTTCTAAGAAAAGAGATGCCATCAGATTGTTGCATCAATATGTAGGGATGTCAAAAGATCTGGATCCCATTGATAAAACGAAGTTTTACAGGACCCTCGTGAGAAAGGGTCTATTTAACGTGTTGTCATACGCATTTAgtcaagaaaaagataGCAACTTGAGAATCCTAGCTACTGATTTGATCATTACAATTATCGAGCACGACATATTGCTAATAcataatattcaaaacGAGAAAACAAAAGACACCGCAATAGATGATAATTTCCCTCCTGCATCTGATGCAATAACGGATGACATGAAATTGCTTTCCATTTTATCTACCATTCTACTTTCAGATAAAAGCCCAGGGCTCATGGAACAAGTAGTACAAGCACTTAGCACCTTGTTACATCCTGACGGTTGCTTAGCAGGAACTGATGGGGagttttccaatttttccaGCATTAGTAGCATAAATGGATTCGATGTAAATGATTCGGATAATTCTTATGGTATGGATGGCATTTTTAATAGCATAGATAGggataataatgaaacaGAAGCAAATAAacaattgaagatttattttAACAAATTCTATAGTCAAATAGCTCCATTTCTATTCAAGCCGCTAATGCCTAAAGCTAATATTGACTGCTCAGAATTAGACGATTTTCTTCTGATTCATTTGTTGAAACTGATATCTTTTATTGCGACAGAACATACAAGGCTAATATCTAGGAAATTCATACTAGAAAATGGAATTTTAAAAACGTTGAGTCAATTAATTGGGCCAACTCATATCTTACAATTACGTCTCACAGCAGTTAgatgtttcaaaaatattctaaATCTGAATGATAAGTATTATCATAGATACATTATTTCCAATAACTTAGTAGATCCAATATTCGAGCTTCTGaaagataatttatttgaagataatctGGCAACTTCTTGCATATTAGACTTATTGAACATAGTATCGCTGAACTGCACTCTGGATAGTggcaaagaaaatgatcaAAATGCTAAACACAATTTGACTGAAAAGTCAAAGTCTCTCAATAAAGCCAAGAATAATTTCACTATCTTAAACAAGCatattattggaaaatatgGTTCCATAATCAAGgaactttcttctttcccTTTTATAAGAGAAatgtttgaatttgatagGATAACTAATGAGATTGAGAAGGAACTTGACATTGAAACTGATATTGATAGAATCAGTCCTAATGATACTGACACAAACAAGTCTGATGCGACTACTGAGAATTGCAAGAGATCATATTCCGAGCTAGAAACGTCAGAAAATAGTAATAGCAATGAGGATGTCAGCAAATTTGAACTTGACCAGCACGTCGTGACAAGTTAG
- the KAFR0A07770 gene encoding uncharacterized protein (similar to Saccharomyces cerevisiae YNL208W; ancestral locus Anc_2.43) gives MSSSYLPSYEEASASSTYSQQTYVYNYDKKAYEAAPAGTTEPQYIYNYDKKCYEAAGTQTNSSTPTATQSTTAYAQNTYTQTTATTQPANVSTTNVYNTYVSGSAVERGFVPRGPPPPRGPPPPMHGFPPPPGGPPPPRGPPPPRGPHFGQGPPHPGPHQPRGPPMGGPQRW, from the coding sequence ATGTCAAGTAGCTATTTACCAAGCTATGAAGAGGCCTCGGCCTCTTCAACTTACTCTCAGCAAACATACGTTTACAATTATGACAAGAAAGCGTATGAAGCTGCCCCTGCAGGTACTACTGAGCCTCAGTATATTTACAATTACGATAAAAAATGCTACGAAGCAGCGGGAACTCAAACCAATTCTAGTACTCCCACTGCAACTCAGTCTACTACTGCATACGCACAGAATACATACACACAAACTACAGCCACAACACAACCAGCAAATGTTTCCACAACCAATGTCTATAACACTTACGTAAGTGGATCTGCTGTAGAAAGAGGTTTTGTACCAAGAGGCCCACCTCCCCCAAGGGGTCCACCACCTCCAATGCATGGTTTCCCACCACCTCCAGGAGGCCCACCTCCTCCAAGAGGCCCACCACCTCCAAGGGGCCCACATTTTGGACAGGGCCCTCCACATCCAGGTCCACACCAGCCAAGGGGTCCTCCAATGGGCGGCCCTCAAAGGTGGTGA
- the WHI3 gene encoding mRNA-binding protein WHI3 (similar to Saccharomyces cerevisiae WHI4 (YDL224C) and WHI3 (YNL197C); ancestral locus Anc_2.52), giving the protein MNVGSNVHSAPAPAEVLASQNNSELNINEKSSPLHFTAMLNNLSISGNVPLQPLEFNQDGTYILKISNIPDDLTLREAYTIFALSNGAAGIELLENSTLNDDKNLNDRHIISAKFNSLNLVVQYANILNSKNELFGPTFPFKSHIEVTEEPSRKQVPYQTINLNYNSLNPLQQLSIHTPINNGMNQSQASPVPSSNKRPSLLTQRSRFSFSDPFANNLDGNNEDPNMTANNDISKSFLLMENDEINDNIWGPNVMASSSMKGLMDQIHPATPSLEWRSNNNGRKSSSFFLPSTAGSAVTPTLPDVDMMQMSGTNNNASIPSYAAMLNQMDPSLGAGQQSLQQMMNQGSNEVNVNTTPQKDAYYNSMQNLPTNTTPHSKSRLNSSVNRNTQSSAGTTTSTNNIVNKSSSSLANNAGGISQADLSLLARVPPPANPADQNPPCNTLYVGNLPPDATEQELRQLFSKQQGFRRLSFKNKSSNGNGHGPMCFVEFDDVSFATRALAELYGSQLPRTTTSNKGGIRLSFSKNPLGVRGPNSRRSNNSNGSNANISNSNVSSSSNINYNYVTGFTKN; this is encoded by the coding sequence atgaacGTAGGATCTAATGTTCATTCAGCTCCTGCCCCTGCAGAAGTTTTGGCATCTCAAAACAATAGTGAACTTAacatcaatgaaaaaagcTCTCCTTTACATTTTACTGCAATGCTGAACAATCTTTCAATTAGTGGGAACGTTCCTTTACAACCACTTGAGTTTAACCAAGATGGTACTTACATTCTGAAAATTAGCAATATTCCAGATGACCTTACTTTAAGAGAGGCATATACTATATTTGCATTATCTAATGGTGCAGCGGGTATCGAGTTGCTCGAAAATTCTActttaaatgatgataaaaatCTTAACGATAGGCATATAATATCAgccaaattcaattctttaaatttagTGGTGCAATACGcaaatatattaaattcCAAGAATGAGCTATTTGGACCAACATTCCCCTTTAAAAGTCATATTGAAGTAACCGAAGAACCTTCACGTAAACAAGTTCCATACcaaacaataaatttaaattacAACAGTTTGAATCCTTTACAACAGTTATCAATTCATACTCCTATCAACAATGGCATGAACCAATCGCAAGCATCTCCTGTTCCTTCATCAAACAAGAGACCAAGTTTGTTAACTCAGCGTTCTAGATTTTCATTTAGCGATCCATTTGCTAATAATCTGGATGGTAATAATGAAGACCCAAATATGACTGCTAATAATGACATCAGCAAATCCTTTTTGCTAatggaaaatgatgaaatcaatgacAATATTTGGGGACCTAATGTGATGGCGTCAAGCAGTATGAAGGGCTTGATGGACCAAATTCATCCTGCTACTCCGAGCCTAGAATGGagatcaaataataatggtagAAAGAGTTCATCGTTTTTCTTACCTTCAACTGCTGGTAGTGCTGTTACGCCAACTTTACCCGACGTTGACATGATGCAAATGAGTGGCACCAATAATAATGCATCAATACCGTCATATGCAGCTATGCTTAATCAAATGGATCCATCTCTAGGTGCTGGTCAGCAATCACTACAACAAATGATGAACCAGGGTTCAAATGAAGTTAACGTTAATACAACTCCGCAAAAAGATGCATATTACAATTCAATGCAAAACTTACCTACAAATACCACACCTCATAGTAAATCTAGGCTAAATTCCTCTGTAAATAGAAACACTCAATCATCTGCTGGTACCACCACTTCTACCAATaatattgtaaataaatCGTCCTCATCATTGGCCAATAATGCTGGCGGTATTTCGCAAGCAGATTTATCGCTATTAGCAAGAGTACCCCCTCCAGCTAATCCAGCAGATCAAAATCCGCCATGTAATACTTTATACGTAGGCAATTTACCACCAGATGCTACAGAACAGGAATTAAGACAATTATTTTCTAAGCAGCAAGGCTTTAGAAGATTGTCATTCAAGAACAAGAGTAGCAATGGTAATGGACATGGTCCTATGTGCTTTGTCGAATTTGACGACGTCAGTTTTGCAACTAGAGCATTAGCTGAACTTTACGGTAGTCAATTACCTCGTACTACAACAAGTAATAAAGGTGGAATTAGGTTAAGCTTCTCCAAGAATCCATTAGGAGTTCGAGGTCCAAACAGTAGAAGaagtaataatagtaatggCAGTAATGCTAATATTTCGAATTCTAATGTTTCTTCCTCCTCCAATATAAATTACAATTATGTCACTGGTTTTACCAAAAATTAa
- the RTT106 gene encoding Rtt106p (similar to Saccharomyces cerevisiae RTT106 (YNL206C); ancestral locus Anc_2.45) translates to MSESFLNHLPEELRGRVVKITSVLPNSLSIFQDVYNFALDEVLESKRKQVKSSTSINGKHGEQDKVEESDIILKLDNVSVLSPLRRKLSLALHLSSTTKKPVLSLLKEDHSIEFSITDLKSSINMASFLPVPEKQGIMYLFVSYKQSNNPKYTEPLLITLNKESTLQQFVNLGIVSSDEKDFKKCVDYLRKQAIITGFRINDPFASESNAFHVDCHRSTKEGVLYFLSDHIIFGFRKPILLFNSSDIESITYSSITRLTFNVTLITKTNEKYEFSMIDQNEYGKIDEYAKKREVIDKSMSDELKAKKMNQSHNEGQSALKEASEQIEVNINNIPMDSDDENDENFEGESELSDGSDDSDEDSGEGSEAEEVVDEQQEEGEEKEEEGKFSIPHNDAIKQEIPVDVKKEMKDLHENSPDVVPADFEDIPIEIDEDDDSGVEYD, encoded by the coding sequence ATGTCagaatcatttttaaatcATTTGCCAGAGGAATTAAGGGGTAGAGTTGTGAAAATAACAAGTGTTCTTCCAAATTCTCTCTCCATATTCCAGGACGTTTACAATTTCGCCTTAGACGAGGTCCTTGAATCAAAGAGGAAGCAAGTAAAGAGTTCAACTAGCATTAATGGTAAACATGGTGAACAAGACAAAGTGGAGGAAAGTGATATCATACTCAAATTAGATAATGTGTCAGTACTTTCTCCTTTACGTAGGAAGTTATCACTGGCATTACATCTCTCTTCAACAACTAAGAAACCTGTATTATCTCTCTTAAAAGAAGATCATAGCATCGAATTTAGCATCactgatttgaaatcatctaTAAATATGGCCTCTTTTCTGCCTGTTCCAGAAAAGCAAGGCATAATGTACCTATTTGTAAGTTACAAGCAATCGAATAATCCAAAATACACAGAACCACTGTTAATAACTCTGAATAAAGAATCCACACTGCAGCAGTTTGTCAATCTAGGTATAGTTTCAAGTGACGAgaaagatttcaagaaatgtGTGGATTATTTGAGAAAACAGGCAATTATAACGGGCTTTAGAATAAATGATCCGTTTGCATCTGAATCCAATGCATTCCACGTTGATTGTCATAGAAGTACCAAAGAAGGTGTCTTATACTTCCTTTCAGACCATATTATTTTTGGCTTCAGGAAACCAATTCTTCTGTTTAATTCATCTGACATTGAATCTATTACATATTCATCGATCACAAGATTGACATTTAATGTCACTCTTATAACAAAaactaatgaaaaatatgagTTTTCAATGATTGATCAAAATGAGTATGGTAAAATAGATGAGTATGCAAAAAAGAGGGAAGTTATAGATAAATCCATGTCCGATGAGTTGAAGGCcaagaaaatgaatcaGTCGCATAATGAAGGGCAATCTGCTTTGAAAGAGGCTTCCGAACAAATTGAAGTAAACATTAATAACATACCAATGgattctgatgatgaaaatgatgaaaattttgaaggcGAGAGTGAATTGTCAGATGGAAGTGACGATTCTGATGAAGACAGTGGCGAAGGATCAGAAGCTGAGGAGGTTGTAGATGAACAACAGGAGGAGGgggaagaaaaagaagaagagggAAAGTTCTCTATTCCGCATAATGACGCCATAAAACAGGAAATTCCAGTTGAtgtaaaaaaagaaatgaaagatcTTCATGAAAATAGTCCTGACGTTGTCCCGGCTGACTTTGAGGATATTCCAATTGAAatagatgaagatgatgattcCGGTGTTGAATACGACTAG
- the NNR1 gene encoding NADHX epimerase (similar to Saccharomyces cerevisiae YNL200C; ancestral locus Anc_2.49), whose translation MSTLKAVSSKLAAEIDKELMGPSIGFTLQQLMELAGLSVAEAINREFPLKSAGEKKNVFILAGPGNNGGDGLVCARHLKLFGYNPIVYYPKRTEKVEFYKQLVNQLSFFKVPVLGPENNDNWLEYLKADKTVCIVDALFGFSFKPPLREPFATIIKEVCDLQDKVPVVTVDVPSGWDVDDGPVSEPHIIPKILVSLTVPKPCSQFLQKSSVHYVGGRFIAPEFARKYGFEPFEYQSCDQILKL comes from the coding sequence ATGTCGACATTGAAAGCTGTATCATCAAAGTTAGCTgctgaaattgataaagaGTTGATGGGCCCCAGCATAGGATTTACTCTTCAGCAATTGATGGAGTTGGCTGGATTAAGTGTAGCTGAAGCAATTAACCGTGAATTTCCGCTTAAAAGTGCTGGCGAAAAGAAGAATGTTTTCATTTTGGCAGGTCCCGGTAACAACGGTGGTGATGGTTTGGTATGTGCAAGACATTTGAAACTATTTGGTTATAATCCCATCGTTTACTACCCCAAAAGAACAGAAAAAGTGGAATTCTACAAGCAATTAGTCAATCAATTgagttttttcaaagttccAGTACTCGGACCTGAAAATAACGATAATTGGctagaatatttgaaagcTGATAAGACTGTATGCATCGTGGACGCTCTCTTTGGATTCAGCTTCAAACCACCACTAAGAGAGCCATTCGCTACAATTATCAAGGAAGTCTGCGACTTGCAAGACAAAGTCCCTGTGGTTACTGTCGATGTCCCATCGGGCTGGGATGTCGATGACGGACCCGTTAGTGAGCCTCACATTATACCCAAGATATTAGTTTCGCTGACAGTTCCAAAGCCATGCAGTCAGTTCCTTCAAAAAAGCAGTGTGCACTACGTCGGTGGGAGGTTTATTGCTCCAGAGTTTGCTCGTAAATACGGATTTGAACCCTTCGAATATCAATCCTGCGaccaaattttgaagttataA
- the SPS19 gene encoding 2,4-dienoyl-CoA reductase (NADPH) (similar to Saccharomyces cerevisiae SPS19 (YNL202W); ancestral locus Anc_2.47) has product MVNTLDRSFVSTSSWKPDLFKGKVVLITGGSGTICRVQAEAMVLLGCKASVVGRDNEKLELTCKELCELVNDPDASMAVPDIDVRNFKQVQEAVDKTLERWGRIDFVIAGAAGNFVCDFNNLSPNAFNSVVGIDLIGSFNIAKAATPALLKTKGAILFISATFHYYGVPFQGPVGAAKAGIDALSNNLAVELGPFGVRSNCIAPGAINDTEGFKRLSDPKMVNKLTKMIPLQRLGSKKDIAEATVFLFSASGSYINGNILVVDGGMWHTGTLFANQMYPEQIIEGKEKAKL; this is encoded by the coding sequence ATGGTTAATACACTGGACAGATCATTTGTGTCTACGAGCTCATGGAAGCCGGATTTGTTTAAGGGTAAAGTCGTTCTGATCACTGGTGGATCGGGCACCATATGTAGAGTACAAGCTGAGGCTATGGTTCTCTTGGGTTGCAAAGCATCCGTGGTTGGAAGAGACAATGAGAAGTTGGAACTCACATGCAAGGAGCTGTGTGAGTTGGTGAATGATCCGGATGCAAGCATGGCTGTTCCTGATATCGACGTAAGAAATTTTAAGCAAGTCCAAGAGGCTGTAGATAAGACTTTGGAGAGGTGGGGAAGGATTGATTTTGTTATTGCAGGTGCTGCTGGTAATTTTGTATGTGATTTCAACAATCTATCTCCCAATGCATTCAACTCGGTAGTTGGAATAGATTTAATTGGCTCTTTCAATATAGCCAAAGCGGCTACGCCAGCATTATTGAAGACGAAAGGGGCTATACTTTTCATTTCTGCCACGTTTCATTATTATGGTGTACCCTTTCAAGGCCCTGTAGGAGCAGCTAAGGCTGGTATTGACgcattatcaaataatttggCCGTCGAATTGGGTCCCTTTGGCGTCCGCTCAAACTGTATCGCTCCAGGTGCAATAAATGATACCGAAGGTTTTAAGAGATTATCTGATCCCAAAATGGTCAACAAACTTACCAAGATGATACCATTACAAAGATTGGGTAgtaaaaaagatattgCTGAGGCTACTGTATTCTTGTTTTCAGCTTCCGGCTCTTATATCAACGGTAATATACTTGTTGTGGATGGTGGTATGTGGCACACCGGTACATTATTTGCTAACCAAATGTATCCAGAACAAATCATAGAAGGGAAAGAAAAAGCCAAGTTATAA